The sequence below is a genomic window from Wyeomyia smithii strain HCP4-BCI-WySm-NY-G18 chromosome 1, ASM2978416v1, whole genome shotgun sequence.
ATGGTTTGTATGATTCTTGTTACATTTTCGGTAAAGTTTTAGATAATTATTCcatttataaaatttaatatataatatttttaagttttattcttgaatttttgttacttgtgtttgtgtatatttttttggaagtataaaatcattatctacaactttgcagaagacatttCATCAATCAAACAAAACGTTCAggattcatttttttcttattttgtacaATTATaacttttatgtttttcatttctgCATGATCAGACAACTTACAATGTTTAGTTAATCTTttctagtttttataaaaacaatgaAGCTTTTTAGCTTTTTAAGAGAGAATGTCGAACGTATTCGACAGTGGTTTTCTTCAGCAGGTTTTTCGCAATTGCATGCAATGCAAAAACTTGCCGAAGAAAATCACTGCCGAAAGCGTTCGACACGCtacctaattttattttttattcatgtATATTAACAAAATGTTttccggaaagacaaaattattcgtTTCAACTTTACCAAGACGTCACACTGTTTTAACCAACCGTTCAGGATCTAGAAATTTTTGCTATCATCAATACTCTTTTTGCACAAACccttaagaaaaaaaacttatagcacaaaatgacatctttgaTCCATAGGAAAATCTGTGCGAAGTTTCaggcaaatcaaaaataacattttaaaagaattttaaaattgGGACATTGTTTTCGAATTGCTCACCTGCTTCCATCGTGAATAAATTCCGACTATCATAAATACAAGGCCGTGCGTCGCAGGATTGTCACTGGGTGGCATTGTTGTAACTCCaaaacattttttgctgtttggaCGAAATTCATTTGCCTCATCCAAACTCATTTAATCCAAAACAATGCCACAGTCGAGTTCTTTTGCATTCATAGTTTCTACTTTGAATTTAAGCATTTCAAACACTTCATGCAAAAAACCTGACGTGCAAGAAAAAACCATCAAAAGATTCCTTGTACTGATGTCGAGTGACatttattttgttataaattaaGGGATCTCGTATTACTTTTCCTTATTCTACAGAAAATAGCTAGGCTGAACTTTAAtcgaagttaaaaaaaatattatctggTAACGGCATTTGATATTCAGTAATGTTATGAGCTCGAGGTTAGTAACACTTCTGGATATAAACTAGGTACATATTAACGAAATCTTTAGAAATTAGATTCTCAAAACAAATTACTTATAATGAGTTATTGAAAACTGTACGAGAAACCCTTgacttatattttttaaattaccgGTGTCAAAATGTATTTCTTGAATTCTCCGTTCTAGTGTGCGAACACTAGGAAGAATTACGTAGGGTGGTTTTAGTAACTGCTCGTATCCAGCTCCACAAGCAAACCGGATCCGCAATCCCTCGGTGATGGTTTCATCTAACCACTTTTTCACTTGTTTCGTGTTTCCTGTAGCCACGGAAAGCTGATCTGACCGGAATTTTGATGTTAACTTGCGCATTTGAATATTTCCTTTTTGCAGAGCAAGACATTTGCTTTTCCAAAATCGTGCCTCTTTTTTCCATATTACCGCCTTTGTTTTCCACCTTTGGATATATCTAATAAATAACAATATTCACTCTTTGCAGAACATTACATAATTTCATGAGGTCATTTAGTACATCACGCTGTAAGATATTGAAGAGTTTATAATGTATTAAGTATTTCATACATACTGATAATGAGCGGTTCCTctgatataaatataatatgccactgttaataatattttttcttataacaaaAAGGCATGGAAAAAAGCAGCGCGTCTTTTTCTCAATACTGCGTGATGTACTTAAATGATACCTCCCATTAACCACCTGCTGACATTGGCCCGTTTTCTACCATCAACGATCGCGCAACGATAAGGGCCTGATGACTGCCCTTCGAAAGGGTTACTGCTCGGCTCTTCGATGATCAAGATTGCTTGATCATCTATGGCCGAGTCATGCGAATTCGAAATTGCATCAATGCTTGATTTAAAATCTGCGTATGTATGGTCCGCCAGTGACGGACAGGAATACAATGGCAATGATATCGAGAGGCTCGCAGGGTAAGTTTCGTCTTCCGATTCATCTTTGACTTGATATGCAGGAACAGTTGGAATGGCTAACGACCTGTTCAACTTACTTCCACCCGGCACAAAAGCATTCTTGTCAAAATGCATCTAAAACAatgaaatgttcaaaattactGTCATTGTGAAATTAAACAGATTTGATTTCCACACATACACTGCATACtctaataattaataattcCGAATCGTTAGGAAAtcgatgaaaagaaacgtgtggGTGGGTTTTCTTGCTTCTGCCACACAGTTTCACTTGGCACCGCATTTTAACGCAAAATCGACAAGAACTTAAcagttttctttaattttttcttttcaaatcaACGGAAATCACAACTCTTTGTTTTAAATCAGACTGCTAAAACACAACGGAAATCGCAACCATCACAAGCATGAACACTTTTTTGCAATAATATTGTCAACAAATCGAATGACGGGTTCCCATGCTTACTTGATTGAAAttattactgatttttttttcgcacaAAAATGAAGCAGAAGAAGacaaagcaaacaattgaactgTCATTTAGCTGGCGCCTCTCTCAggtaataaccaacttatccgtcagtcaatcgtttccggaatgatctacgttctttctacttcataaaatgttccctccatttcacataactttgtttccgttctcccaagttatcgataacataattcttttgcagatttttttacttgtgcgtacataaattttttcatccttatatgtttatttaaagaaaTTCCGTTaaactgggcacgtcccgcaacgttcgcttaaatgactattctactgaaagctggcgaactgtcataagttgtattctgtatttcatgctgtctcggttcccacagtttgctattattatttgaaaatttgccgccaaaaagaacttaaatatagaacgcgtaaattgttttcgattatttgattgattctagtgatgaagaaagtgatttcgcaaaacaaaattccttatacgcgattaagaaaatggtttttggaaagattcggggcgactctcagcctagtaaatacccaaaaaaaaacgccaaacggaggaaggtgccatccagcgttttaacaacggtctataccgatgaccatttccaacgccgctttcgaacgcatcttaggttgtttttgaaacaGCGGTGAAGGAGAAAAGTggttttttatacaacgaccgaacgaaacgggaaaatagttggtaatactcccgagcagatttgcttaaaccttccaggtttattgaataatattggccaatcttgtgaggatttgagctttccgcatcgtttaggttgcagaccaaaatgccaaccaaattggtcatctcaataaaaaacctatacaaaatgtttacctgcccgaaaaaacaccctatgcaaaatttcagctcaatcggaaataaaattgagtagtggttcatgccgacacttgcgtcctacgacgtgttcaacaagcgaggcaaaacacttcgtcttccgaggccgaccaattgagtccgcattcaaaacactcatcatcttcgtaatattattacgaacattcactatcgagcacaaaaaaaacaacagtttgacatttcatcaaatagcaacgattcggctcgttgctatcgcgttgccaattttaataactcgctactacccgaggtggggattgctatttcccaaaccaacatagcaacgcccggtgcggttgccgcgttatggtgggagttgccaaactagctttagaaacttcaatttagccactggtgagCTTGctctaacaacactggcaagttgGTTAAATTATCACTATTTCGGATAACCATttgccgatgattctagttctcccgttttctttagtagaattgcctgccatttccaacaattctgcagctaccgaaaactccataacagccgccagatagacagaTGCTTAAGTATCAATGCGCCCAGCGCGACCAGCCAGACATTGGAACCAGGCTTTTCTTTCTCCGTCACGATCAGCATCCAACGTTCGTGTggtatcggtacagtcatgGAATGAACAAAGCGCGTGTCGAAATTCTTTGCACAGTAACACGCAACACGTATAAAGCTGCGTGtgcgagagctctatcggtccggctccgtcggctgccaacatgaaatgaaattaatattttgtgcACTCGCATTACGAACCAGAGACAGggagaaacttgaaataaaggcggACTTTTGTACCTGTAAGACTCCGCCTTAATTAAAGTTCTTTCCAGTTTGTCTCTGGTTCGTAAGTTACAACATAGCTCCAAAAAATATCAGGAACAGAAAGCGACCTCGagtaaacaacaacaaatcatttacaaagtcagatcggttgtatccgttagtgtcgactgtgcttgggaagagaggtggtgattggttgcttggtatgatttagacaatcgatgttatatatcaacttttcaatagtgtatctcaaacaataggttatttttgttacatacatttaaccgtaaaagaatttctgatcggttgataccaaaacctcgaaactctgaaaagaaatgactgatatataagcgctcaaaacctgaccacttttccctggttttccctggttgaattactagattttcaaattcaggcgtcTAACtccgatatagacgttagtcaacgtcaaaagtgTGTGAAATTGTGCATGTGTGCCACGAAATTTCCTCGGAATAAAACCCCTCGTTATGCTGAATGGCAAAgtaaggaaccattcaaatattacataacgcggaatttgacaattttcaatacccacccacccccgcGTAACGCAATTTCacatgtttgccacacgcaatgtaacgcttcgctgaatacccccccaccctgagcgcgttatgtattatttgaatgatccctaaaGCATGATGTCGCTACCGTCGCTAAACAACCTGCGTGTTCATCAGTGTATGCCGTTCGCTCCACAGAgacggtagcgacatcacaTCTTAGTTTACCACTCAGCATGAAGAGGGGTGTAATTCGGAGAGTATATTTTTGCGCACACAAATTGTTTTAGACACTTTTTCGTTTGCTTTTATCGTTTGcttgttagtctgttctctgtgttcCTCCACGGACCGACTCCATTGAGTGAAATCGACATGAAAATGAGTACTTTTCGTTTACCGTGTAACAAAAATGTCGGTAAAAttgaatatcgattatttttaaACAGCCCTGTCTTGGAATATCGATACTTTCATCGCCCATATCATCTCTATCTGACAGCAGCACAACTGCACAACAAGAACGTGTTTTTGATGGACCGAACGGTCTGCGGCAAACagcgagaaaagaaaaaaagagcgTGTTTTGAACTTTTGAACACACGTTTGAGCCGTTTTATTTTAATCGCATGTGATTTTGCTCTTGTGCACTATATATAAATAATTGGTGTCAAATAGAAATAACGGTAACTGCAAAAATGAAGAAGAAAGGTAATcgtaacaggaaaagtaataaagtTAAAATTGATGCTCCAATATCGGAAGAGCCGTTTGCGCTCAAAAACTCACCTCACACTTTTGTAATTCATCGAGGAGAAAAATGTTCCTCAGTAACAGCACTGTCAAGGGACTTCCGCCACATAATGGAACCTTTCACGGCTTCCTCACTCCGTGAGCGACGTTTTaacaaaataaaagattttgtgCATTTGTCAGGATATTTTCATGTATCTCACATGTGTATTTTCTCCTTGACAAAGCAATCATTGTCGTTTAAGGTTATTCGTATGCCAAAAGGACCGACCCTAACATTCAAGGTAAGTACCAGACCGCTTACATCATCATCGTTTCTGCGGAGGTGCTATACTGCCACTAGAAGCATGAGTGTTATGTTCTACGGAGTTCCATAACGTATGTGACAATCTTGCTTCCAGCGGCAGTCGATGTGGACCTGGACTAAAAGTGTCTGGTTTTCTTACTACATTGCCAGTGCTGCTTCTCGTAACATAGTACTAGAAATATCTAACCCAATTCAAACCCAGGATTACACAAATTTATGCATTGATGTATGTTTTTacatttacttttttctcaGGTGACCCAGTATACATTAGCCAAGGACGTAATCAGTTTATCCAAAAAGCAGTTTTTAGACACAGAAAGTTTTCAAACGCCACCACTGGTTATTTTGAATAGTTTCAGCGGAGAAGGAAAACAGCTCAAGTTGATGGCTTCTACATTTCAAAACATGTTTCCTCCTATCAATCTGTCCACTGtaagaattttaaaaataatatttatgaaactattttaaagatTGAATACCAATATCACATTATAGGTCAAATTATCATCCCTTAAACGCTGCGTTCTGTTATCGTATAATCCTGTTTCAAAATTGATCGATCTGCGTCATTATTCTGTCACTGTAGTTCCAGTGAATCTCAACAAAGGCGTTAAGAAAGTGGTTACCCGTAACATACCGAATATGGCTAAATTCAACGATATTGCTGACTACATCGAAAAAGGTTATTTGCTATCGGATTCAGAATTTGACGACAATGAGACGCACGTGGTCTTGCCACAAAATTTGCGACGTGGTAATTTAGCAGATAATAAATCTTCCCTTAGACTGTATGAAATTGGCCCTCGTATAACAATGCGACTTATGAAAATCGAAGAAGATTTATTAACTGGAGAAGTACTGTATCATGATTACATCGAAAAAAGTGTAGTTGAGATCGAAGAGTTACGTAAAAAGCGAGCAGCAAAAAAACAACTCAAGGAACAACGCAAATTACAGCAagagaaaaacaagaaaaagaaagaaatagaAAAGATCGAGCACAGAGCAAAAACGTCTGGTGGAAAGCTTACTGACCATGATAGACAATTGCTCAAAGATGCCGAAGAAGCCGTTGGTAACGAATCGGAAGAAGATGACAGCCAGTACTATCGAGAGGCAGTTGGAGAAGCTCCTGAAAAAGAGCTGTTTGAAGGACAGAGTGGCAGTCGTAAAAGGCCATTTGTTCCAAAGGGCATCAAATATTCATTAAAACCGAAAAGAGCACGGATAGACAAAGGAAAAAAGCTTAACAGAGATGATCGATCAGAGCCGCATTTTAGGACAGATTCCCTCAAagataaaaaacagaaaaccaaAAGGACAAACAAATCGCAGTTGGCTggacactttaaaaaaaagcttaAAAATACTGAAAGGAATAAAGGCAAAACGGATATTGTTAAATCAAAAATTAAatccagcaaaaaaaaacataaactttaaaatatatttttaacaatGGCATTATTTTTCGCCAAACGTAAAAAGGGCATATTTAAAACTTACGCTTGTACTAatcaaaaacgagaaaatttggcttgtttataTATGGTAGATAGGCCCTTTTTACATGTTCGGCGAGATTTATTcgtgaataaattttgttataTATCATTCAGTAGTATAAAATACCCACATCTATTCACCTAAACAATGAATGCCTTCCTTGAGGGCATCATTAAGTCCTATTAAGTCGCGTTTTAGTTTAGGGAACATTTatatattacgtaacgctgaatttgtaatttttaataCCCCCCACCCCAACGTGGCGGATTGTTCATGGTAACCTCACGAAGTGTAACACATTCGCTGAACACCACCCTCTCTtgagcgcgttatgtaatatACGAATGTTCCCTTAGGGTCGCTCTGTCACGAGTCATTGACCTTCCTTTACAGAGTAACAGCAACAGAGTAacccggactacttcgtgattagggcgaatCTTGAAATGactacaaaactcaaaaaagacAAAGTTTTCGCTTACAAATTTAAATCTTCTCTTCTActttataaaaatggaattccgtaacgcttgatcttatagATATTATTAcctcagtctctgtggtgtacagtaatcatcatcattttgaatcgttctaaatcaaaaataataagcggtgacatgtaggttttttagcatgaaaatgttcgctgatgttcaggaaagacattagttaaagaaaaatagttatctaattactaaaacttgagatattattcacaaaactacatgcaaaattatgactttctgtgctaaatttgcctctaaataaaaattcaaagcgatgacatatgattcttttttcactaaaatgtttgttaatgttcagggaagacattcgaggaaaaataattagtatctgattactaaaacttgagatattattcacaaaactacgtaaaacatgcaaaattatgactttttatacttaattcgtctccaaatcaaaattcaaagcgatgacatgtgattcttttttcattaaaatgttcgttaatgtttaagaaagatatttgagaaaaaataataggtatctaattactaaaacttgagatattattcacgaaactgcgtaaaacacgcaaaattatgactttctgtgctaaatttgcctctaaatcataattcaaagcgttgacatatggtttttttacactaaaatgtttgttaatgttcagggaagacatgtGAGAAAAATTAATTAGTATCtcattactaaaacttgagatttaattcacaaaactacgtaaaacaagcaaaaatatgctgaatttgcctctaaatcaaaatttcaagcgatgacatgtgatttttttacattaaaatgtttgtaaacgttgagaaaagacatttgaaggaaagtaacaaatatctgtttactaaaacttgagatattattcacaaaactacgttaaacttgcaaaattatgactttttatgctgaatttgcctctaaaacaaaatttaaagccatgacatgtgattcttttttcattaaaacgtttgttaatgttcaggaaagacatttgaggaaaaataaatagtatatgattactaaaacttgagatgttattcacaaaactacgtgaaacatgcaactttatgactttttatgctgaatttgcctctaaatcaaaatttaaagtgatgacatgtgattttttttacattaaaatgtttgtaaacgtttaggaaagacatttgaaggaaagtaacaagtatctgtttactaaaacttgagattttattcacaaaactgcgtaaaacaagcaaaattataactttttatgctgaactcGCCTCtgaatctaatttcaaagcgatgacatgtgattttttttcattaaaatgtttgtcaacgttcaggaaagatatgtaaggaaaaataattagtatctgattactaaaacttgagatattattcacgaaactaccgaaaacacgcaaaattatggctttctgtgttaaattcgcctctaaatcaaaattcaaagcgttgacatatgattttttttcactataatgtttgttaacgttcaggaaagacatttgaggaaaaataaaatatatatgattactaaaacttgagatattattcacaaaactgcgtgaaacatgcaaaattatgactgtttatgctggatttgcctctaaatcaaaatttaaagcgatgacatgtgattcttttttcattaaaatgtttgtttatgttaaaatataaaatgtatgtttgaagatgtatttctgtatacagcacaacaatattgcagccttctaatagcgctctcgatcaaccagattagttgagaaaattcgttatcgatattcttttagcacattttgcatgttgtaggataagaacaacgatacaccgtgccccagagctgagtcgagaaaaattgcagttcgaaaagattctcgacctgatcggggatcgaacccgatatcacaaccgtgtgggagccaatcgacattgctaaccacagagccacgaggaccatatacagaatacagaaaatcaccgaaaaatattttttttaatttatacgttttatacgattacatgcgaaactttgactttttatgcgcaattcgcctctgaatcaaaattcaatgatttgttttttttttgcaataaaatgttcgttgttctttcatctacaattttttttttgcagaataacccatatctcgagcatgaacattttacatttctgatgttttcgtagttttgtgaatagttacattttacggcattcgatttacttttgtacttttgaatttgaatttgatttttattagagagcttttaaccagaaggtcattcagctcttaatcttactgttttacttttttgcgttaatccaaactagaactcacatctagctgcaggaaaggttacgattcatttgtttgaatatcgattaagaggcagcttaagcattaaaaatcttttattttctcattttctacaaagttttgtggattaaaagatggcgacttccggtttcaggaaaataacctaaagtgatatatggccaacattttcaatacttccgaaagtggacctccatacgtcattttacaacgatgacacattttttttttcattaaaatgtttgttaacgttcagaaaagacatttgaagaaaaataacaagtatctgattactaaatacattcgttgttttgctttcgtctcgattagacgcaaattgttcatctccgtttgagtttgcaaaataacaatacacgagttatcgtacgggtgtttttttgtcgattatttcttgtgctgcgcgataacaatagccggtagtttatcggcagaaacatcttctgcacactggtaggggcaggctaccccgccagtgatccgatacgcagctgatatatcagcaagaataattctcccgcaccgctgttaccccgctagcagcacggaccaccatacgatcgagcgagtggaagtcaactacaagtggcatctacaaggtcgcgtgtaggatacggccactgtgtcacaacacgaagctggatcgtcattgtttgttctgcggagacgctcgattaatcctactatcagccgtgaggtcgtgacttagacgttcggtgaagtattcactttagaatttttatcattattattaatagtattattattgttattattataattattattactattattattattattattattattactattattattattattattattattattattactattgttattagtattagtattactgccttttttttaattttgatccattgtagtttgaaaaattgtttttaaaattcaatagcaactatttgacccccccccctcattcgaatatttatcgtttgtgtgcggtagagcgtaacgctcccgcaaaatggacgacatgcaggtgcaactattcctggatgtggaaacaactggggaagagattgagatctcccccatcaattcccctctaccttccccgctacctagccccgtaccaagggtaccggcaacacgggtgaaagcttacccagatgcttcgaaaggtccgttcgtagtttacttcaggcccataaagaagcctctaaatataattcaaatcggcaaggacctggcaaaacagttttcggacgtaaccgaaattacaaagattagaccgaacaaactgcgagttgttgtgagtagcttgaagcaagcaaacgcaattgctagctacgagctcttcacgagagagtaccgcgtgtacatccctgccaaggacgtggagatcgacggtgtggttaccgaaggaagcctcacggtcgatgacattttgcgtcacggggttggctgcttcaaaaaccccctgattcaagatgtaaagatactggatgtcaagcaattgcattcagtatccatcgaagaagggaagaagaaattcttcccttcggattccttccgtgtaacattcgccggatccgcactgccgaactacatctctttggacagggttcgtctgcctgtacgcctgttcgtaccgcgggtcatgcattgccaaaactgcaagcagttaggtcatacagccacctattgctgcaacaaggcacgctgcagcaagtgcggaggcaatcatgctgagaccgcttgcagtgaggatactgaaaagtgtctttactgcgagggaactcggcatgacctttcggcgtgtcccgcgtacaaacagcgcgaggaaaaaataaagcgttccctcaaggaacgatcaaagcgctctttcgcagaaatgctgaagagtgctgagccaccctcgacaggaaacatctttttctttttgccaaccgatgagggtacatctgacgatcccgtcgaagggtgttcttatgccatgccagaaggatctaggaagaggagaatgatcaactctcctaatctttctcgcaaaggtcgcaagatagcccctagcggaatgaccaataagccaacacaaaaaggaagcggtgaagaaaaaccgaagcaagtacctcccggttttaattttaaatcaaaccaggagtacccaccgcttcctggggcaccaaaaacccctcgggcacccatttctcgatcagaagataaaatagaaacagggttcataaaattttctgatattgtggactggatatttaaaacattcaacataccagatcccctacaaaatattcttcttgcccttcttcctacagtgaaaacctttttgatgcaactagcagcaacttggcccctcatttcagctatcatatctttcgatgactaatacggcgaaagaggttaggaattttatcactgtattacagtggaattgcagaagtatcatccccaaattcgatctattttctcatttaataaatacatacaattgtgacgcatttgcgctctgtgaaacctttctcaattcaaacgatcaactcaatttccacgattttaacattattcgtcgagatcgagactcacacggtggaggggtacttttagggattaaaaagtgctattccttcttccgaatcgacctcccctcgatc
It includes:
- the LOC129718054 gene encoding protein Peter pan; the encoded protein is MKKKGNRNRKSNKVKIDAPISEEPFALKNSPHTFVIHRGEKCSSVTALSRDFRHIMEPFTASSLRERRFNKIKDFVHLSGYFHVSHMCIFSLTKQSLSFKVIRMPKGPTLTFKVTQYTLAKDVISLSKKQFLDTESFQTPPLVILNSFSGEGKQLKLMASTFQNMFPPINLSTVKLSSLKRCVLLSYNPVSKLIDLRHYSVTVVPVNLNKGVKKVVTRNIPNMAKFNDIADYIEKGYLLSDSEFDDNETHVVLPQNLRRGNLADNKSSLRLYEIGPRITMRLMKIEEDLLTGEVLYHDYIEKSVVEIEELRKKRAAKKQLKEQRKLQQEKNKKKKEIEKIEHRAKTSGGKLTDHDRQLLKDAEEAVGNESEEDDSQYYREAVGEAPEKELFEGQSGSRKRPFVPKGIKYSLKPKRARIDKGKKLNRDDRSEPHFRTDSLKDKKQKTKRTNKSQLAGHFKKKLKNTERNKGKTDIVKSKIKSSKKKHKL